In the genome of Candidatus Melainabacteria bacterium RIFOXYA2_FULL_32_9, one region contains:
- a CDS encoding redox-regulated ATPase YchF has translation MLRAGIVGLPNVGKSTLFNALTSSKNAESANYPFCTIEPNVGVVSVPDERLWILKDIAKTNVVIPTAIEFVDIAGLVKGASKGEGLGNQFLGHIREVDAIIHVVRSFLDENTVHVAGKIDPINDIETINMELALADLNTVEKRKDRISKQVKSREKNAIIEDSVIDKLIELLSEGKPFSIDLFNEEELPFVKNLHLLSCKPVIYAANVSEADLVKGTNEFVEMVKEYAKTHQAQVVVISAQIESELAELSPEEAKDFMEELGVDDSGINRMIKAVYELLGLRTYFTVGEKEVRAWTIIAGTKAPQAAGVIHTDFEKGFIRAEITGYNDFVNAGSYVVAKERGVTRLEGKEYIVQDGDIVHFRFAV, from the coding sequence GTGTTAAGAGCTGGAATTGTAGGATTACCAAATGTTGGTAAATCAACTTTATTTAATGCATTGACTTCAAGTAAAAATGCAGAATCTGCTAACTATCCTTTTTGCACTATTGAACCAAATGTAGGTGTTGTTAGTGTACCAGATGAAAGACTCTGGATACTTAAAGATATAGCAAAAACAAATGTAGTAATCCCAACAGCAATAGAATTTGTTGATATAGCAGGCCTTGTTAAAGGGGCAAGCAAAGGTGAAGGACTTGGAAATCAGTTTCTAGGTCATATTAGAGAGGTTGATGCTATTATTCATGTGGTTCGCAGCTTTTTAGACGAAAATACCGTTCACGTAGCAGGAAAAATCGACCCAATAAACGATATTGAAACAATTAATATGGAACTAGCTTTAGCTGATCTTAATACCGTTGAAAAAAGAAAAGACAGAATCTCAAAACAGGTTAAATCCAGAGAAAAAAATGCTATTATCGAAGATTCTGTTATAGACAAATTAATTGAACTTTTAAGTGAAGGTAAGCCTTTTTCAATTGATTTATTTAACGAAGAAGAATTACCTTTTGTTAAAAACTTACATCTATTAAGTTGTAAGCCTGTTATTTATGCCGCCAATGTTTCAGAAGCTGACCTTGTAAAAGGAACAAATGAGTTTGTGGAAATGGTAAAAGAATATGCAAAAACTCATCAAGCTCAAGTTGTTGTTATTAGTGCACAAATAGAATCTGAATTAGCTGAATTATCCCCTGAAGAAGCAAAAGACTTCATGGAAGAACTTGGTGTTGATGATTCAGGCATAAATAGAATGATCAAAGCTGTATATGAACTTCTTGGTTTAAGAACATATTTTACAGTGGGAGAAAAAGAAGTAAGAGCTTGGACAATAATAGCAGGGACTAAAGCACCTCAAGCAGCCGGTGTAATTCACACCGACTTTGAAAAAGGATTTATTAGAGCTGAAATCACCGGTTATAATGATTTTGTTAATGCCGGTTCTTATGTCGTCGCAAAAGAAAGAGGTGTTACAAGATTGGAAGGCAAAGAATATATTGTCCAGGATGGCGATATAGTTCATTTCAGGTTTGCGGTGTAA
- a CDS encoding Cro/Cl family transcriptional regulator — protein sequence MIKCNLSKLMGINKMSIQDVHEKTGLNRNTISNLYHEKAKRIDFVTVDKLCEIFQCQVGDLLEKI from the coding sequence ATGATTAAATGTAATTTATCAAAATTAATGGGTATTAACAAAATGAGCATCCAGGATGTTCATGAAAAAACTGGCTTAAATAGAAATACAATCTCAAATTTATATCACGAAAAAGCTAAGAGAATTGATTTTGTTACCGTTGATAAACTATGTGAGATATTCCAATGTCAGGTTGGAGATTTATTAGAAAAAATATAA
- a CDS encoding LL-diaminopimelate aminotransferase, whose protein sequence is MRLSKRLDRIPSYLFAEIDKKVDAAKAKGYDIINLGVGDPDTPTFPHIVEEMHTAIDDPSTHNYPPYQGTSGFRTACAEWMKQRFDVNLNPDNEILALIGSKEGIAHVFFAFVDPGDYTLVPDPAYPVYRNATILAGGTPYFMPINPQNNYLPELDKIPEDIAKQSKLIFLNYPNNPTGAVANLEYFKEVVDFAKKYDILICHDQAYCEMTFDGYVAPSFLQVEGAKERCIEFFSHSKTYNMTGWRIGWAAGGAEPMNALGIIKNNIDSGIFKAIQKAGINALGSPQSEIDQLNTLYQKRRDIMIEGLKELGWNIEPSKATFYLWIPTPKGMSSVDFSELMLEKAHIIVPPGNGWGESGEGFFRIALTVGEEKLKEVIQRMKKAGIRYQ, encoded by the coding sequence ATGAGATTATCCAAAAGATTAGACAGAATACCTTCATATTTATTTGCTGAAATTGATAAAAAAGTAGACGCTGCAAAAGCAAAAGGATACGATATTATAAATCTTGGAGTCGGAGATCCCGATACTCCAACCTTTCCTCATATAGTTGAAGAAATGCATACAGCAATTGATGATCCTTCAACTCATAATTATCCTCCTTATCAAGGAACATCAGGTTTTAGAACTGCTTGTGCTGAATGGATGAAGCAAAGGTTTGATGTAAATCTTAATCCTGATAATGAAATATTGGCTTTAATTGGTTCTAAAGAAGGTATTGCCCACGTGTTTTTCGCTTTTGTTGATCCCGGCGATTATACACTAGTTCCTGATCCGGCTTACCCTGTTTATAGAAATGCGACTATTTTAGCCGGAGGAACTCCTTACTTTATGCCAATAAATCCACAAAATAACTATCTTCCTGAATTAGATAAAATTCCTGAAGATATAGCAAAACAATCTAAATTAATTTTCTTAAATTATCCAAACAATCCAACCGGAGCTGTAGCTAACCTTGAATATTTTAAAGAAGTTGTTGATTTTGCTAAAAAATATGATATTTTAATTTGTCACGATCAGGCATATTGTGAAATGACTTTTGATGGATATGTAGCACCAAGCTTTTTGCAAGTTGAAGGAGCAAAAGAACGTTGTATAGAGTTTTTCTCACACAGTAAAACATACAACATGACCGGGTGGAGAATAGGTTGGGCAGCCGGTGGTGCTGAACCTATGAATGCTCTTGGTATTATCAAGAATAATATTGATAGTGGTATATTTAAAGCTATTCAAAAAGCTGGTATTAATGCTTTAGGAAGTCCTCAATCCGAAATAGATCAATTAAATACACTGTATCAAAAACGCCGTGACATTATGATTGAAGGATTAAAAGAATTAGGCTGGAACATTGAACCTTCAAAAGCAACTTTCTATTTATGGATTCCTACTCCAAAAGGAATGAGTTCAGTAGATTTTTCCGAACTGATGCTTGAAAAAGCTCATATAATTGTTCCTCCGGGAAATGGTTGGGGAGAATCAGGTGAAGGATTCTTTAGAATAGCTCTTACTGTAGGTGAAGAAAAATTAAAAGAAGTTATTCAGAGAATGAAAAAAGCAGGAATTAGATATCAATAG